One Microcebus murinus isolate Inina chromosome 10, M.murinus_Inina_mat1.0, whole genome shotgun sequence DNA segment encodes these proteins:
- the TUBA8 gene encoding tubulin alpha-8 chain isoform X2 yields MIDLEPTVVDEVRAGTYRQLFHPEQLITGKEDAANNYARGHYTVGKESIDLVLDRIRKLTDACSGLQGFLIFHSFGGGTGSGFTSLLMERLSLDYGKKSKLEFAIYPAPQVSTAVVEPYNSILTTHTTLEHSDCAFMVDNEAIYDICRRNLDIERPTYTNLNRLISQIVSSITASLRFDGALNVDLTEFQTNLVPYPRIHFPLVTYAPIISAEKAYHEQLSVAEITSSCFEPNSQMVKCDPRHGKYMACCMLYRGDVVPKDVNVAIAAIKTKRTIQFVDWCPTGFKVGINYQPPTVVPGGDLAKVQRAVCMLSNTTAIAEAWARLDHKFDLMYAKRAFVHWYVGEGMEEGEFSEAREDLAALEKDYEEVGTDSFEEENEGEEF; encoded by the exons ATGATAGACCTGGAGCCCACTGTAGTAG ATGAAGTTCGGGCTGGAACCTACCGCCAGCTCTTCCATCCAGAGCAGCTGATCACAGGAAAGGAGGATGCAGCTAACAACTATGCCCGGGGCCACTATACAGTGGGCAAGGAGAGCATTGACCTGGTGTTGGACCGCATACGGAAGCTG ACAGATGCTTGCTCTGGCTTGCAGGGCTTCCTGATTTTCCACAGTTTTGGAGGGGGCACTGGCTCTGGCTTCACTTCTCTACTCATGGAACGCCTCTCTCTGGATTATGGCAAGAAGTCCAAGCTCGAGTTTGCTATCTACCCAGCCCCCCAGGTCTCCACTGCAGTGGTCGAGCCCTACAACTCCATCCTGACCACCCACACCACCCTGGAACATTCAGACTGTGCTTTCATGGTGGACAACGAAGCCATCTATGACATCTGCCGCAGGAACCTAGACATCGAGCGCCCCACCTACACCAACCTCAACCGCCTTATCAGCCAGATCGTGTCCTCAATCACTGCTTCTCTCCGCTTTGATGGGGCCCTCAACGTGGACCTCActgagttccagaccaacctggtGCCCTACCCCCGCATCCACTTCCCACTGGTCACCTACGCACCCATCATCTCTGCCGAGAAAGCCTATCACGAACAGCTCTCCGTGGCTGAGATCACCAGCTCCTGCTTTGAGCCCAACAGCCAGATGGTGAAGTGTGACCCGAGACACGGCAAGTACATGGCCTGCTGCATGCTCTACCGGGGGGACGTGGTGCCCAAGGACGTGAATGTCGCCATCGCCGCCATCAAGACCAAGAGGACCATCCAGTTTGTGGACTGGTGTCCCACAGGCTTCAAG gTGGGCATCAACTACCAGCCGCCCACCGTGGTGCCAGGGGGGGACCTGGCCAAAGTGCAGCGGGCCGTCTGCATGCTCAGCAACACCACGGCGATCGCGGAGGCCTGGGCCCGCCTCGACCACAAGTTTGACCTCATGTATGCTAAGCGGGCCTTTGTGCATTGGTACGTTGGAGAGGGAATGGAAGAAGGAGAATTCTCTGAGGCCAGGGAGGACCTGGCTGCCCTGGAGAAGGATTATGAAGAAGTGGGGACTGAttcatttgaagaagaaaatgaaggggaggaattttaa
- the TUBA8 gene encoding tubulin alpha-8 chain isoform X1 yields MRECISVHVGQAGVQIGNACWELFCLEHGIQADGTFGTQASKINDDDSFTTFFSETGNGKHVPRAVMIDLEPTVVDEVRAGTYRQLFHPEQLITGKEDAANNYARGHYTVGKESIDLVLDRIRKLTDACSGLQGFLIFHSFGGGTGSGFTSLLMERLSLDYGKKSKLEFAIYPAPQVSTAVVEPYNSILTTHTTLEHSDCAFMVDNEAIYDICRRNLDIERPTYTNLNRLISQIVSSITASLRFDGALNVDLTEFQTNLVPYPRIHFPLVTYAPIISAEKAYHEQLSVAEITSSCFEPNSQMVKCDPRHGKYMACCMLYRGDVVPKDVNVAIAAIKTKRTIQFVDWCPTGFKVGINYQPPTVVPGGDLAKVQRAVCMLSNTTAIAEAWARLDHKFDLMYAKRAFVHWYVGEGMEEGEFSEAREDLAALEKDYEEVGTDSFEEENEGEEF; encoded by the exons CGGGAGTGCATATCCGTCCACGTGGGCCAGGCGGGAGTTCAGATCGGCAATGCCTGCTGGGAGCTCTTCTGTCTGGAGCACGGCATCCAGGCAGATGGCACCTTTGGCACCCAAGCCAGCAAGATCAATGATGACGACTCCTTTACCACCTTCTTCAGCGAGACTGGCAATGGCAAGCACGTGCCCCGGGCTGTGATGATAGACCTGGAGCCCACTGTAGTAG ATGAAGTTCGGGCTGGAACCTACCGCCAGCTCTTCCATCCAGAGCAGCTGATCACAGGAAAGGAGGATGCAGCTAACAACTATGCCCGGGGCCACTATACAGTGGGCAAGGAGAGCATTGACCTGGTGTTGGACCGCATACGGAAGCTG ACAGATGCTTGCTCTGGCTTGCAGGGCTTCCTGATTTTCCACAGTTTTGGAGGGGGCACTGGCTCTGGCTTCACTTCTCTACTCATGGAACGCCTCTCTCTGGATTATGGCAAGAAGTCCAAGCTCGAGTTTGCTATCTACCCAGCCCCCCAGGTCTCCACTGCAGTGGTCGAGCCCTACAACTCCATCCTGACCACCCACACCACCCTGGAACATTCAGACTGTGCTTTCATGGTGGACAACGAAGCCATCTATGACATCTGCCGCAGGAACCTAGACATCGAGCGCCCCACCTACACCAACCTCAACCGCCTTATCAGCCAGATCGTGTCCTCAATCACTGCTTCTCTCCGCTTTGATGGGGCCCTCAACGTGGACCTCActgagttccagaccaacctggtGCCCTACCCCCGCATCCACTTCCCACTGGTCACCTACGCACCCATCATCTCTGCCGAGAAAGCCTATCACGAACAGCTCTCCGTGGCTGAGATCACCAGCTCCTGCTTTGAGCCCAACAGCCAGATGGTGAAGTGTGACCCGAGACACGGCAAGTACATGGCCTGCTGCATGCTCTACCGGGGGGACGTGGTGCCCAAGGACGTGAATGTCGCCATCGCCGCCATCAAGACCAAGAGGACCATCCAGTTTGTGGACTGGTGTCCCACAGGCTTCAAG gTGGGCATCAACTACCAGCCGCCCACCGTGGTGCCAGGGGGGGACCTGGCCAAAGTGCAGCGGGCCGTCTGCATGCTCAGCAACACCACGGCGATCGCGGAGGCCTGGGCCCGCCTCGACCACAAGTTTGACCTCATGTATGCTAAGCGGGCCTTTGTGCATTGGTACGTTGGAGAGGGAATGGAAGAAGGAGAATTCTCTGAGGCCAGGGAGGACCTGGCTGCCCTGGAGAAGGATTATGAAGAAGTGGGGACTGAttcatttgaagaagaaaatgaaggggaggaattttaa